One genomic window of Gracilinema caldarium DSM 7334 includes the following:
- a CDS encoding YifB family Mg chelatase-like AAA ATPase, whose product MYVHAYAPFGLEGIIIRVEADIRRGIPGIDISGLADGAVREARERVRAAIRNGGFSFPQDRILVNLAPAGIRKDGPELDLPIAIAILAAAGHIPPPEGLMVLGELELSGNLRPVRGVVAATAAGLAHGLKGFIVPLENQAEAEVLAPDCSAAVASLGEAIQALKHWYQCGTFLDLSAVPAPIAPKKSSSADTPTTTSVGTVGDFADVYGQDRYKRALEIAAAGGHNLLVFGPPGGGKTLLARRIPSIMPPLLPQEALEIRRLYSLAGRFEAGFLQGGANLAPPFRSPHHGASLEGLLGGGKTVRPGEISLAHFGVLFMDEAPEFRLSILKALREPLEDGVITIARAEGSVQLPAEFQLVLAANPCPCGRLGQITGDGGSLCFCSDDEIHRHWQRLGSALLDRIELRVPVLPAPQNWVGELTASLPQVSKNNSTSVALRVLRAVAIQRERFQGLSCRRNARMSPSLVEKFCRLSLDTAQILESEIAHRGLSNRALQGVLKVARTIADLEGRSDIHADDVAEALSFRCAGEDPYDVLSLASQSSVSGIPRR is encoded by the coding sequence ATGTATGTCCATGCCTATGCACCCTTCGGGCTCGAAGGAATCATTATCCGGGTCGAAGCAGATATTCGCCGGGGTATACCCGGCATTGATATTTCCGGCCTTGCTGACGGGGCTGTCCGGGAAGCCCGGGAACGGGTCCGGGCGGCAATCCGGAATGGTGGATTCAGTTTTCCCCAGGATAGAATTCTTGTCAATCTTGCTCCGGCGGGTATCCGTAAAGATGGCCCCGAATTGGATTTACCGATTGCCATTGCCATTCTTGCCGCTGCGGGGCATATCCCACCCCCAGAGGGCCTTATGGTACTGGGGGAGCTAGAGTTGTCCGGCAATTTGCGGCCTGTGCGGGGGGTGGTAGCGGCGACCGCCGCGGGCCTTGCCCATGGACTAAAGGGCTTTATTGTGCCCCTGGAAAACCAGGCCGAAGCGGAGGTTCTGGCTCCGGATTGCAGTGCGGCGGTCGCAAGCCTCGGTGAGGCAATACAGGCCCTGAAGCATTGGTACCAATGCGGTACCTTTCTCGACTTAAGTGCAGTACCGGCTCCTATTGCACCCAAAAAGAGCTCCTCAGCGGATACACCAACCACTACCTCCGTCGGAACGGTGGGAGACTTTGCCGATGTGTATGGCCAGGACCGTTACAAACGGGCCCTGGAAATCGCCGCCGCCGGAGGCCATAACCTGCTGGTATTCGGTCCCCCAGGGGGCGGAAAGACTCTGCTAGCCCGGCGGATCCCTTCGATTATGCCGCCCCTGCTTCCCCAGGAAGCCCTTGAAATCCGCCGGCTCTACAGCCTGGCGGGCAGATTTGAAGCCGGTTTCTTGCAGGGTGGAGCAAATCTTGCTCCGCCTTTCAGAAGTCCCCATCATGGAGCCAGTCTTGAGGGGCTTCTCGGTGGTGGCAAAACAGTGCGGCCCGGCGAAATAAGTCTTGCCCATTTTGGGGTACTCTTTATGGATGAAGCCCCCGAATTCCGTTTGTCAATTTTAAAGGCTCTTCGGGAACCCCTGGAAGATGGGGTAATTACCATAGCAAGGGCAGAAGGGTCAGTACAGTTACCCGCTGAATTTCAATTGGTTTTGGCGGCTAATCCCTGTCCCTGTGGACGGCTAGGCCAAATAACAGGCGATGGTGGCTCCCTCTGTTTTTGTTCCGACGACGAAATACATCGTCACTGGCAGCGATTAGGATCGGCTCTGCTTGATCGTATCGAGCTCCGTGTGCCAGTGCTTCCTGCACCCCAGAATTGGGTAGGTGAGCTGACCGCTTCGTTGCCGCAGGTCAGTAAAAACAATAGTACAAGCGTTGCACTGCGGGTTCTGAGGGCGGTTGCAATTCAACGGGAACGTTTTCAGGGTTTATCCTGCCGCAGGAATGCTAGGATGAGTCCAAGTCTGGTAGAAAAGTTCTGCAGGTTGTCCCTAGATACTGCCCAGATCCTCGAATCCGAAATTGCCCATCGGGGCCTTTCAAATCGGGCTCTTCAGGGTGTTCTAAAGGTAGCCCGAACTATTGCCGATCTGGAAGGACGAAGCGATATCCATGCTGATGATGTAGCAGAGGCTCTGAGTTTTCGTTGTGCCGGAGAAGACCCCTATGATGTACTTTCCCTGGCAAGCCAGTCTTCTGTATCGGGAATACCCCGCAGGTAG
- a CDS encoding PHP domain-containing protein, with product MVKSPNFIVDLHSHSTCSDGILSPEALINMAADMGLRALALTDHDTIAGLASAKCQAIKRNLLFIPGVELEIAWEPGEFHLLGLGIQQPTDEFQTALEELAQLREKRNREIINRMNEMGIEADYEEIKKLSEGTIIGRPHIATFLVNRKIVKNKQSAFDMYLGKGRPFYAPKGALELKRAIRLITESGGIPILAHPLSLYVSWGKLPELIEHFHEQGIVGLEAWHPLARVAECERLEAIGKGLKMVITAGSDYHGNSYQDRRLGYTAGNRPIDGSYLRGIPDTEDWLARESTS from the coding sequence ATGGTAAAATCTCCAAATTTCATTGTCGATTTACATAGTCATTCCACCTGTTCTGACGGAATTCTGAGTCCAGAAGCCCTTATCAATATGGCAGCAGATATGGGTCTTCGGGCCCTTGCCCTCACAGACCACGATACTATCGCAGGCCTGGCATCTGCAAAATGTCAGGCTATAAAACGAAATCTGCTCTTTATTCCAGGAGTGGAATTGGAAATTGCATGGGAACCGGGAGAATTTCATCTGCTGGGTTTAGGTATACAACAACCGACTGATGAGTTTCAGACTGCATTGGAAGAATTGGCCCAGCTCCGGGAAAAACGCAACCGGGAAATTATTAATCGTATGAATGAGATGGGTATAGAAGCCGATTATGAAGAAATTAAAAAACTTTCAGAAGGAACCATCATAGGCCGCCCCCATATCGCCACGTTTTTAGTAAACCGAAAAATTGTGAAAAATAAACAATCAGCCTTTGATATGTATTTAGGTAAAGGCCGGCCATTTTATGCACCGAAGGGAGCTTTAGAATTGAAAAGAGCAATCCGGCTTATCACTGAATCAGGAGGTATCCCCATCCTGGCCCATCCTCTTTCACTTTATGTTTCCTGGGGGAAATTGCCCGAGCTTATCGAACATTTTCATGAACAGGGAATTGTAGGACTGGAAGCCTGGCATCCCCTTGCACGGGTTGCAGAATGTGAACGGCTCGAAGCAATCGGGAAAGGTCTTAAAATGGTGATAACCGCTGGAAGTGATTATCATGGAAATAGTTACCAAGATCGTCGCCTGGGTTATACAGCTGGGAACAGACCAATCGATGGATCCTACCTGCGGGGTATTCCCGATACAGAAGACTGGCTTGCCAGGGAAAGTACATCATAG
- a CDS encoding amidohydrolase family protein, translating into MDSYSLHNGRIIATSAHTGATSLAVSRGKLVDQSNKTKLIIDLGQASYVYPALINIHDHLRGNYLPRVGPKEGSYYLNWLPWDNDLKSSSTYSERSNLSVENLYFLSAYKNLFSGVTTVNDHFPHELNNDLLPKLPIRAFKEYTLAHECSSFDLKWGEGIEIEHTRARRNNWPFITHLEEGFDPESQDGVGVLERLGCLDDYCLFIHCIGFSDADIVKVAKAGASISWCPASNTFMFNVTCKIRKMLQAGINIGIGTDSTHTGSINLLEEIRFARKVYQDMYGEELDAKTVFSMVTINPAKAFRMADRLGTLETGKLADILVVKALLDDPFENLAHMSMQDIELLVMEGKPLYGEMRFLPLLGDSLPVGYSTIMVAGREMFVVGNPAALYIEVRKKVGFAKVLDYLPFDPS; encoded by the coding sequence GTGGATAGCTATTCATTACATAATGGTAGAATTATAGCAACGAGTGCTCATACCGGTGCCACTTCTTTGGCGGTATCTAGAGGAAAACTGGTTGATCAGAGTAATAAAACCAAATTGATCATAGATTTGGGGCAGGCTTCCTATGTGTATCCTGCACTCATCAATATACATGATCATTTACGGGGTAATTATCTTCCCCGGGTTGGCCCAAAAGAGGGATCCTATTACCTCAACTGGCTCCCCTGGGACAATGACCTAAAATCTTCATCAACCTATTCTGAACGATCCAATCTTTCTGTAGAGAATCTTTATTTTCTGAGTGCTTATAAGAATCTATTTTCTGGTGTTACCACAGTAAACGATCATTTTCCTCATGAACTAAATAATGATTTGTTGCCTAAACTGCCAATCCGGGCGTTTAAGGAATATACTCTGGCCCATGAATGTTCCTCCTTTGATCTCAAATGGGGTGAGGGCATAGAAATTGAGCATACACGGGCTCGCCGGAATAACTGGCCCTTTATAACCCATCTCGAAGAGGGCTTTGATCCTGAATCACAGGATGGGGTAGGGGTTCTGGAACGTCTCGGCTGTCTGGATGACTATTGTCTTTTCATTCACTGTATCGGTTTTAGTGATGCCGATATTGTAAAGGTCGCAAAGGCTGGGGCAAGTATTTCATGGTGTCCTGCCTCGAACACCTTTATGTTTAATGTAACCTGTAAGATTCGCAAAATGCTCCAGGCGGGTATTAATATTGGCATTGGGACCGATTCTACCCATACGGGGTCCATCAATTTATTGGAAGAAATCCGTTTTGCTCGAAAAGTGTATCAAGACATGTATGGTGAGGAACTGGATGCAAAAACAGTGTTCTCTATGGTTACGATAAATCCTGCTAAGGCCTTTAGAATGGCTGATCGGCTTGGTACTCTTGAAACGGGAAAATTGGCAGATATTCTTGTGGTAAAAGCATTGTTGGATGATCCTTTTGAAAATCTTGCTCATATGTCTATGCAGGATATTGAACTTCTTGTCATGGAAGGGAAGCCCCTCTATGGAGAAATGCGTTTCTTACCGTTGCTCGGGGATAGCCTGCCTGTGGGATATTCCACTATAATGGTAGCTGGACGAGAAATGTTCGTTGTAGGAAATCCAGCAGCTCTCTATATAGAGGTTAGGAAAAAAGTGGGATTCGCAAAGGTTCTGGATTATCTACCCTTTGACCCCTCATAA
- a CDS encoding cyclic nucleotide-binding domain-containing protein encodes MPKALQYRAGSVIYFQGDVADKIFILQSGKISLNYQDIETGQDNHDPVQPGEFFGVKSAMGRYPREETALVLQDAAVIAFTVPEFEQLATTNIRIVMKMLKVFSNQLRRIHKQVSNLMEKEEQQSPEIGLYMVGEYYLKNRQYAQAKYVFSRYLTYYPAGKMAPQAAKNLEIAETSLVRYGDGKGPAPIPDRPFLSGSAGAGVIGSTGIGSTSMNAAMGDTGAKQSSEELSVVAKAYYDAVSLFSQDKYPQAFAGFKKIVEANQDPEYVAKSVYEIGRCLFLMGKFDECLKHFTTMITTYPKHPDLGNALYFMAQCYEKKGDKDRAATFYKKILSMNEDEDDTVHLKAKKALKALEA; translated from the coding sequence ATGCCGAAAGCGTTACAGTATCGTGCAGGATCAGTTATTTACTTCCAGGGTGATGTGGCAGACAAAATTTTTATTTTGCAGTCCGGTAAAATTAGTCTTAACTATCAAGATATAGAAACGGGGCAGGATAATCATGATCCAGTTCAGCCCGGCGAATTTTTTGGTGTAAAATCTGCTATGGGCCGGTATCCCCGGGAAGAGACAGCCCTTGTTCTGCAGGATGCGGCGGTTATTGCCTTTACGGTCCCTGAATTTGAACAGCTGGCTACCACTAACATTCGTATTGTGATGAAAATGCTTAAGGTATTTTCTAACCAGCTTCGCCGGATTCATAAACAGGTTTCTAACCTGATGGAAAAGGAAGAACAACAGAGTCCTGAAATTGGTCTTTATATGGTCGGTGAGTATTATTTAAAAAATAGACAATATGCTCAAGCTAAATATGTTTTTAGCCGGTACCTTACCTATTATCCAGCAGGTAAAATGGCTCCCCAGGCTGCGAAGAACTTGGAAATTGCTGAAACTTCGTTAGTTCGTTATGGTGATGGCAAGGGGCCAGCTCCTATCCCTGATCGGCCCTTTCTCTCTGGCTCAGCCGGTGCGGGTGTAATTGGTTCAACTGGTATCGGCTCAACTTCCATGAATGCCGCCATGGGTGATACAGGGGCAAAGCAGTCCTCAGAAGAACTTTCGGTAGTGGCAAAGGCATACTACGATGCGGTGAGTCTTTTTTCCCAGGATAAATATCCCCAGGCCTTTGCCGGTTTTAAGAAAATTGTCGAAGCCAATCAGGACCCGGAATATGTGGCGAAAAGTGTTTATGAAATTGGCCGTTGTTTGTTTCTCATGGGTAAATTTGATGAATGTCTTAAACATTTTACAACCATGATCACCACCTATCCGAAGCACCCTGATTTGGGGAATGCCCTGTACTTTATGGCTCAATGTTATGAAAAGAAGGGCGATAAGGATAGGGCTGCAACATTCTATAAAAAGATACTTTCGATGAATGAAGATGAGGATGATACGGTTCATCTTAAGGCCAAAAAGGCTTTGAAGGCATTGGAGGCATAA
- a CDS encoding Crp/Fnr family transcriptional regulator — protein sequence MSMDLGSFSRFARSFQKGEIIFSEFEPGDAFYLIQSGRVQLVKIIGDIEKTLDILHPSEMFGEMAILEDSPRSATALALDDVKVLEFNRANFEVLMMGNPQIALKLLKLFTKRIYDQKRRFMILTLEDPQAKIADVFLMLDETQPAIDRTTERREFKTTVDDIAHWAGMSGDQAKDIINHFVNQRRVEIYADRIIVKNINDFQRFVNSRRKKV from the coding sequence GTGTCCATGGATTTAGGATCATTCAGCCGGTTTGCCCGCAGTTTTCAAAAGGGAGAAATCATTTTTTCTGAGTTTGAACCGGGAGACGCCTTTTATTTAATTCAATCTGGACGGGTTCAACTGGTTAAAATAATTGGGGATATTGAAAAGACCCTGGATATACTTCACCCTTCTGAAATGTTTGGTGAAATGGCGATTCTTGAAGATTCACCCCGATCCGCTACTGCTCTAGCCCTTGATGATGTAAAGGTCTTGGAGTTTAACCGAGCAAATTTCGAAGTGCTTATGATGGGCAATCCCCAAATTGCTCTGAAGCTGTTAAAACTCTTTACAAAAAGAATTTATGACCAGAAACGACGATTTATGATTCTTACTCTGGAAGATCCCCAGGCAAAAATTGCAGATGTATTCCTCATGCTCGATGAAACCCAGCCTGCCATAGATCGAACTACGGAACGACGGGAATTTAAAACCACAGTGGATGACATTGCTCACTGGGCTGGGATGTCGGGGGATCAGGCAAAAGATATTATTAATCACTTTGTAAACCAGCGTCGAGTTGAGATCTATGCAGATCGAATAATCGTTAAAAATATTAACGATTTCCAGCGTTTTGTGAATTCCCGCAGAAAAAAGGTCTGA
- a CDS encoding PAS domain S-box protein — translation MSNEEEYRLIFENAPLGLLSFNDQGIIQTCNTRFIDIIGSSKEKLIGLCMLTLPDKKLVQAVKAALDGDTGFYEGLYRAVTSEKVIPVRGLFTAKLTNDKRFAGGVGIIEDISEQYYTAQALRDSEEKFRLVFSHSTDGLLITDTEGRVTDWNHTYENLTGISETEASGQYLWDLQFECMVPEKKSAEVLHSLRQTIQNALISGEGAFLNQPKETIMVSRSGRRIAVENVGFLIPSSKGYLFGGRVTDITARKAAEAKIKALLEEKSLILKEVHHRIKNNMAMIVSLLTLQADAIQDPVDRDALSSAAGRVQSMMLLYEQLYTGDLVGFAKANEYIPALVQDILDNTREVKRITPNFSIANVEMNFKTLQYLGILINELVTNAIKYAFRERNDGSITIDLHRDGDFYVLVVADNGCGLPLASVKTGKSSQKEQAPHDGFGMTLVRLLVEQLQGNVHITSHQGTTVTLRFKE, via the coding sequence ATGAGCAATGAAGAAGAATATCGTCTGATTTTCGAGAATGCCCCACTGGGATTACTTTCCTTCAATGATCAGGGAATTATTCAGACCTGTAATACTAGGTTTATTGATATTATTGGTTCTTCCAAAGAAAAGCTGATCGGGCTTTGTATGCTTACTCTGCCGGATAAAAAATTGGTACAGGCTGTGAAAGCCGCACTGGATGGTGACACCGGTTTTTATGAAGGACTTTATAGAGCGGTTACTTCAGAAAAGGTTATTCCGGTACGTGGGTTATTTACTGCTAAATTAACCAATGATAAGAGGTTTGCTGGCGGGGTAGGCATTATAGAAGATATTTCAGAACAATACTATACTGCTCAAGCCCTTCGGGATAGTGAAGAAAAGTTCCGGCTTGTGTTTTCCCATTCTACCGATGGGCTTTTAATAACCGATACGGAAGGCAGAGTAACCGACTGGAACCATACCTATGAAAATCTTACGGGTATTAGTGAAACGGAAGCTAGTGGACAGTATTTGTGGGATCTTCAGTTTGAATGTATGGTTCCTGAAAAAAAATCTGCTGAGGTATTACATTCATTGCGTCAAACCATTCAGAACGCCCTTATATCAGGAGAAGGTGCTTTTCTGAATCAGCCCAAAGAAACCATAATGGTTTCCCGAAGTGGGCGACGGATCGCTGTAGAAAATGTAGGCTTTCTCATACCGAGTTCCAAGGGGTACCTCTTTGGTGGCAGGGTGACCGATATTACAGCAAGAAAAGCTGCAGAAGCAAAAATTAAGGCCCTATTGGAAGAAAAAAGTCTTATTCTTAAAGAAGTGCACCATCGAATTAAAAATAATATGGCCATGATAGTGAGCCTTTTAACACTTCAGGCTGATGCCATACAGGATCCGGTCGACCGGGATGCCCTTTCCTCTGCGGCTGGGCGGGTTCAGAGTATGATGCTCCTCTATGAACAGCTGTATACTGGTGATCTGGTAGGCTTTGCGAAAGCAAATGAGTACATTCCTGCCCTTGTCCAGGATATTTTAGATAATACTCGTGAGGTCAAACGAATTACCCCAAACTTCTCTATTGCTAATGTGGAGATGAATTTTAAGACACTTCAGTATTTGGGCATATTGATAAACGAACTGGTCACCAATGCCATAAAATACGCCTTTAGAGAAAGAAATGACGGATCCATTACTATCGATCTGCACAGAGACGGGGATTTTTATGTTCTGGTTGTGGCTGATAATGGATGTGGTTTGCCTTTAGCTTCTGTAAAAACCGGTAAGTCTTCACAAAAGGAGCAAGCGCCTCACGATGGTTTTGGTATGACTCTAGTGCGGCTTCTTGTAGAACAATTACAGGGAAATGTGCACATTACATCCCACCAGGGGACTACTGTAACCCTCCGGTTCAAGGAATAG
- a CDS encoding alpha-amylase family glycosyl hydrolase, producing MSKAVPETTSIYQIFIRNYTPEGTFAAATKKLSEVKQLGFSWVYLTPIHPIGRVNRKGSKGSPYAIADYRKVDSELGTLEDLKQFITEAQRFNLKVMIDVVYNHTSPDSRLAQEHPEWFLTGPSGKPGRKCNDWSDVIDLDYLSESSRPQLWDELIETLVYWRELGIEGFRCDVASLVPREFWIEARSRVNLWDPAIGDEKRPTLWLAESVHPSFLLYLRDRGFPAWSEAELHDAFDLTYDYDGWQRLEQVWAGKRPLSYYLDYLEVQRALYPAWAGKIRYLENHDQRRAAYRFGKGKRLEAWTAFYQLLPGCTFAYMGQEYAIDEYPTLFEKNPVPWEQGDRLFKAFFTTLFSITQTIKAQAPRFSYKELAEGVVLIERSGEKVRYQALCNLDDRSGFIELDTTLEGTNMLTGEAISLSGRVELPKGVLILKV from the coding sequence ATGAGTAAAGCCGTACCGGAAACAACCTCCATCTATCAGATCTTTATAAGAAACTATACCCCAGAGGGCACCTTTGCCGCGGCTACAAAAAAATTATCAGAAGTGAAACAACTGGGCTTTTCTTGGGTCTACCTCACACCGATTCATCCTATTGGAAGGGTTAACCGCAAGGGCAGCAAGGGAAGTCCCTATGCTATTGCGGATTACCGAAAAGTGGATAGCGAACTGGGGACCCTGGAAGATCTGAAACAGTTTATAACCGAAGCACAGCGGTTTAACCTCAAAGTAATGATAGATGTGGTCTACAACCATACATCACCCGATTCACGACTCGCACAGGAACATCCCGAATGGTTCCTTACAGGACCGTCGGGGAAACCTGGAAGAAAATGCAATGACTGGTCCGATGTCATCGATCTGGATTATCTTTCAGAAAGCTCACGCCCACAGCTGTGGGATGAACTCATTGAAACCCTCGTATACTGGCGGGAATTGGGTATTGAAGGTTTTCGTTGTGATGTGGCATCCCTCGTACCCCGGGAATTCTGGATAGAAGCTCGCAGTCGAGTCAACCTCTGGGACCCCGCCATCGGCGATGAAAAGCGCCCCACCCTGTGGCTTGCTGAGAGTGTACACCCTTCATTTTTACTGTACCTACGGGACAGAGGTTTTCCAGCTTGGTCGGAGGCGGAACTACACGATGCCTTTGACCTCACCTATGACTACGATGGCTGGCAACGGCTTGAGCAGGTATGGGCCGGAAAGCGCCCTCTGAGCTATTATTTAGATTACCTTGAGGTCCAGCGGGCTTTATACCCTGCATGGGCAGGGAAAATACGATATCTGGAAAACCATGACCAGCGCCGTGCTGCATATCGCTTTGGTAAAGGGAAACGGCTTGAAGCATGGACTGCTTTTTATCAACTTCTACCGGGCTGTACCTTTGCATATATGGGCCAAGAATATGCTATTGATGAATATCCAACCCTATTTGAAAAAAATCCTGTTCCCTGGGAACAGGGAGACAGGTTGTTTAAAGCATTCTTTACCACATTATTCTCAATAACCCAGACAATCAAAGCCCAGGCTCCACGATTCTCCTATAAAGAACTTGCTGAAGGGGTGGTACTCATTGAGCGATCGGGGGAGAAGGTCCGCTATCAGGCCCTCTGCAACCTGGATGACCGAAGCGGGTTTATAGAATTGGACACCACTTTAGAGGGTACTAATATGCTCACCGGCGAGGCTATTTCACTTTCAGGACGGGTAGAACTCCCCAAAGGGGTGCTTATCCTAAAAGTCTAA